A single genomic interval of Megalobrama amblycephala isolate DHTTF-2021 linkage group LG17, ASM1881202v1, whole genome shotgun sequence harbors:
- the loxl3a gene encoding lysyl oxidase homolog 3A isoform X2, with protein sequence MDISGGHGSVQTAGVGTCQQWPEMGVCLQIRMVGGRTDHEGRVEVQVKSRWGTICSDNWTTREAMVACKQLGLRYCLHAITETWYWDSSNVTEMVLSGVKCKGDEMTLTDCQHHPVVSCKRAGAQFSAGVICSDTASDLVLNAPLVEQTVYIEDRPLHLLYCAAEENCLTKSAAQANWPYGQRRLLRFSSQIHNIGKSDFRPRLGRHSWVWHECHRHYHSMDIFTYYDLLSLNGTKVADGHKASFCLEDTACHEGVSKRYECANFGEQGITAGCWDLYRHDIDCQWIDITDVKPGNYILQVIINPNFEVAESDFTNNAMRCNCKYDGNRVWLHKCHLGDSFSEEAEKQFEHYPGQLNNKIS encoded by the exons ATGGACATCTCGGGAGGCCATGGTAGTGTGCAGACAGCTGGGGTTGGGACATGCCAGCAGTGGCCTGAGA TGGGGGTCTGTCTGCAGATCCGTATGGTGGGGGGCAGGACGGATCATGAGGGTCGCGTGGAGGTTCAGGTCAAGTCCAGGTGGGGAACTATATGCAGTGACAACTGGACCACAAGAGAAGCCATGGTGGCGTGCAAACAGTTAGGCCTCAGATACTGCCTGCATGCTATCACT GAAACGTGGTACTGGGACAGCAGTAACGTGACGGAGATGGTTCTGAGCGGAGTGAAGTGTAAGGGAGATGAGATGACTCTGACCGACTGTCAGCATCATCCTGTCGTCAGCTGCAAAAGAGCCGGAGCGCAGTTCTCCGCTGGCGTCATTTGCTCAGACA CGGCTTCGGACCTGGTGCTGAACGCTCCGTTGGTGGAGCAGACCGTTTACATCGAAGACCGACCCCTGCACCTGCTGTACTGCGCAGCAGAGGAGAACTGCCTCACCAAATCAGCTGCTCAAGCCAACTGGCCGTACGGCCAACGTCGCCTGCTACGCTTCTCCTCCCAGATACACAACATCGGCAAGTCTGACTTCAGACCACGGCTCGGCCGCCACTCATGGGTGTGGCATGAATGCCATAG GCACTATCATAGTATGGATATCTTCACCTATTATGACCTGCTGTCTCTAAATGGAACCAAAGTGGCGGACGGACATAAAGCGAGCTTCTGCCTGGAGGACACAGCGTGCCATGAAG GTGTTTCAAAGCGCTACGAGTGTGCTAACTTTGGTGAGCAGGGCATCACAGCGGGCTGCTGGGACTTGTACAGACATGATATCGACTGCCAGTGGATTGACATCACGGATGTTAAACCAGGAAACTACATTCTACAG gTCATAATAAACCCCAACTTTGAGGTAGCTGAGAGTGACTTCACCAACAACGCTATGCGGTGCAACTGCAAATACGATGGCAACCGTGTCTGGTTACATAAATGTCATCTTG GTGATTCATTCAGTGAGGAGGCTGAGAAACAGTTTGAGCATTATCCTGGGCAGCTCAACAACAAGATCTCATAA
- the tubb4b gene encoding tubulin beta-4b chain, with translation MREIVHLQAGQCGNQIGAKFWEVISDEHGIDPTGSYHGDSDLQLDRINVYYNEASGGKYVPRAVLVDLEPGTMDSVRSGPFGQIFRPDNFVFGQSGAGNNWAKGHYTEGAELVDSVLDVVRKEAESCDCLQGFQLTHSLGGGTGSGMGTLLISKIREEYPDRIMNTFSVVPSPKVSDTVVEPYNATLSVHQLVENTDETYCIDNEALYDICFRTLKLTTPTYGDLNHLVSATMSGVTTCLRFPGQLNADLRKLAVNMVPFPRLHFFMPGFAPLTSRGSQQYRALTVPELTQQMFDAKNMMAACDPRHGRYLTVAAVFRGRMSMKEVDEQMLNVQNKNSSYFVEWIPNNVKTAVCDIPPRGLKMAATFIGNSTAIQELFKRISEQFTAMFRRKAFLHWYTGEGMDEMEFTEAESNMNDLVSEYQQYQDATAEEEGEFEEEGEEELA, from the exons ATGAGGGAGATTGTGCATTTACAGGCTGGACAGTGCGGCAACCAGATTGGTGCCAAG TTCTGGGAAGTCATTAGTGATGAGCATGGAATTGACCCAACAGGCAGTTACCATGGTGACAGTGACCTTCAGCTGGACagaattaatgtttattataatgAAGCCTCAG GTGGAAAGTATGTTCCACGTGCTGTACTGGTGGATTTGGAGCCTGGTACAATGGACTCTGTGAGGTCCGGTCCATTTGGTCAGATCTTCAGACCAGACAACTTTGTTTTcg GCCAGAGTGGTGCTGGAAACAACTGGGCTAAGGGCCATTATACCGAAGGAGCTGAGCTGGTTGACTCAGTTTTGGATGTGGTTCGTAAAGAGGCGGAAAGTTGTGACTGTCTGCAGGGCTTCCAGCTCACTCACTCCTTGGGTGGAGGTACAGGGTCCGGTATGGGCACCCTCCTCATTAGCAAAATCCGTGAAGAGTACCCTGACCGTATCATGAACACCTTCAGCGTGGTGCCTTCTCCTAAAGTCTCAGACACAGTGGTAGAGCCCTACAATGCCACACTGTCTGTCCATCAGCTGGTGGAAAACACAGATGAGACCTACTGTATCGATAACGAAGCCCTTTATGACATCTGCTTCCGCACTCTCAAACTCACAACACCTACTTACGGTGACCTCAACCACCTCGTTTCTGCCACCATGAGCGGTGTCACTACCTGCCTGAGGTTCCCCGGTCAGTTGAACGCAGATCTCCGTAAACTGGCAGTGAACATGGTGCCCTTCCCCCGTCTGCACTTCTTCATGCCTGGCTTCGCTCCTCTGACCAGCAGAGGCAGCCAGCAGTACCGCGCCCTGACTGTTCCCGAGCTCACCCAGCAAATGTTCGACGCCAAAAACATGATGGCCGCCTGCGACCCCCGTCACGGCCGCTACCTGACAGTGGCAGCCGTATTCCGTGGCCGTATGTCCATGAAGGAGGTGGATGAGCAGATGCTCAATGTACAGAACAAGAACAGCAGCTACTTCGTAGAATGGATCCCCAACAACGTCAAGACCGCCGTCTGCGACATTCCACCTCGCGGTCTCAAAATGGCCGCCACCTTCATCGGCAACAGCACTGCCATCCAGGAGCTGTTCAAGAGAATTTCTGAGCAGTTCACGGCCATGTTCAGGCGCAAGGCTTTCCTGCATTGGTACACTGGAGAGGGCATGGACGAGATGGAGTTCACAGAGGCTGAGAGCAACATGAACGACCTGGTGTCCGAGTACCAGCAGTACCAGGATGCCACCGCTGAGGAGGAAGGAGAGTTTGAGGAAGAGGGTGAAGAGGAGCTTGCTTAA